CTCTAATTCTTTGGCTGTGTATCTTAAATGAACTTCAAAGTTTGCATCATTGTAAAATTGATTTAGATGAATAGCACTTTGTTTCTTCGCAACATCTTCAACTTCATCAATAAGCTCAACAGTTAAGGACTTTGGAGATCTAATAACATCAGCACCAAAGATCTTCAATAGAATCTCGCCTGTTGTGGAAACAGTTGATGGTATATATGCTCTTAGCTTAGAACCATAAATAGTACACATAGCAGCAATAGCTAAACCAGTATTGGTTGACGTGGCTTCCACAAGCATTCTAATATTTTCTTTACCAGATTTTTCTAGACTCTTTTTAAACATATACCAACCAATTCTATCCTTAACACTCATACTCCAAGGATTAAAACCCTCTAGCTTAGCCCAAGCAACTCTACCATTAATAGATGATTTCCTCAGTTTTACCAAAGGTGTTGGCCAATTTCTGTAAAGAAGCTCTTCAGTATCCATAAAAACTCTATATTTGCTAGGCTTAATGTCTTCAAAAAATCCAAGATGTTCAAGAGGAATAAAAATGGTTTCAGAAACTTGATGTGATACAGGTAAGCGTATTACCCCAATTTTTTTCAAAGCCGCACACAACTTTTTATTTTCAATTACTTCTCCACTTCTACTATCAACAACAATTGTTTTGTCCACACCACCACTTCTAAGAATCTCACCAACAATATCAAGAAACTCCTCTAATTCCAGCTCCTCTTCACAAATAACTCTATTAACATCCTCAAGATACACAAATGTTGATCACCATTAATCCAATTTTTGCAAATCAAATACAAAGTATTTTCCAAAGGATCTAGGTTTTTAAATTTTTACTTAATTGGAATAAATATTTATTGCTTTTGAAGAGGTATTATCTTCTTTGACAATACTTCATCCATGCTTCCACTTCTATAACCTAAAAGATCTAGAGTAACATATTTATATCCAAGTTTTTGAAGCTCTTGAGCAATTCTATCCATTAATTCCTCGTTAAAGAATTTTCTTCTCTCATCACGACCTACCTCTATTCTTGCTATGTGTCCATGGTCTCTAACCCTAATTATGGTAACACCTGCTAAGTTCTTTACAATTTTCTCTGCTTCTGCAACTCTTCTTAGTTTTTCAACTGTTATTTGTTCTCCATATGGTATTCTAGATGCTAAGCAAGCCATTGGTGGTTTACTCCAATTAGGTAAGCCAAGAGCTTTTGCCAATAGCCTTGCCTCATCCTTTGTTATGCCAACCTCTGCTAATGGGCTTCTAACACCCTCTTCCTTAAATGCTAAGTAGCCTGGTCTATGAGTTGCTAGATCAGAGAAGTTTGTTCCATCAACTATGGTTTTTGCATTGAATTTATTAGCAACATCCTTTAACTCTTTCGAGAGAGACTTTTTACAGAAATAACATCTATTCGGAGGGTTAGCAACAAAATATGGATTCTGCAGCTCGTTGCTTTCAACAAAAACATGCTTAACATCAAGGATACTAGCAATCTTTTTTGCCCAGTGAAGATCATCCTCGGGGTATGTTGGCGATACAGCTGTAACAGCAATGACATTGTTCTTGCCGAGGGCAAGGGTAGCAGCAGCTAGAACCACTGAACTATCAACACCACCAGAAAATGCCACTACTACAGGTCCTCCAATATCTCTAAACCAATTCAAAAGCTTTTCAAATTTTGCTCTAAGCTCATTGTTTAAACTTTTTAAATCTATTTCTAAGTGTTCCATGGAACATAGCCACCTAAACATGTTTGAAAACAAATTATTAAAGTTTTGGCTTTGTGACAGAGGTTTTCAACTCTAATAACGCATTACCATCATAATTTTCTTAAGCAACTGCAAGGTGCTTTTACATATTAGCTTCAATAAATTTGAATTGAATTGACATTACACTTAATAGCGTTAAAAACAAAAAATCTTTGGCTTAAAACACAACAAATTTTGGTTTTATAAGCTCTAGCATTATCTTACTGGAAATAAAAGAATATAGGTAAAATATCGAAGCAATACAAGCAGTACTGAAGCTGTGTCTATACAATTCTTTTATAAGATCCAAGTATTTTCATTGAAGTTGTAACTCTTTTTACATCTTCTAAAGCTTCAACAACCTTGGCATCTTCAATGGATCCAGCAAAGTCTACAAAGAACATGTATTCCCATGGCCTTCCTTTTATTGGTCTCGACTCTATTTTTGTTAGGTTTATACCTCTAATAGCAAATGGCTCTAGAGCCTTGTAAAGTGCTCCTGGAACATTCTTTACAGTAAATATTATCGAGGTTTTTGTTTCTACTCCTTTATCAAGAGGCTTAAAGCCTATTGCTATAAATCTTGTGTAGTTTTCTCTGTTATCTTCTATCCCACTAGCAATTATCTCTCCTCCATATAGCTTAGCTGCAAGTGCTGAACCTATGGCTGCTACCCTCTCTTTGCTAACAGCCTCCTTCACAGCCTCAGCTGTGCTTGCCCTCGTCTCGATTCTAACATTTTTCAGCTTATTGCTTATATAGCTTCTACACTGAGCCAATGCCATTGGATGGCTCAAAACAATCTCTATGTCTTCAAGTTTCGTTCCAGGTTTTGCTATTAGGCAGTGACTTATTCTAAGCTCAGTTTCGCCACATATCTTCACATTTGAGTATGTGAGCATGTCTAGTGTTTCCCCTACACTACCCTCTAGAGAATTCTCTAAGGGCACAACACCATAATCTATTTCACCAGCTTCAACAGCTTTGAAAACATCTTGAATTGAATTATATGAAACAAGTCTTGCTCCAAGATCACTAAATATTTTTATTGCAGCTTCCTCTGTGAAACTCCCCCTAGGACCAAGAAAACCAACAGATAGAGGTTTTAAAAGCTGAAGTGTAAAACCATCTATGTAGCTAAGCAAAAGCGCTAAAGAATCTCTTGGTAACGCATAGTGCTGAGCAACATCATCTAAAAACCTATTTAGTCTAGACCTTAGCACAAATCTAGCATTTTCATATCCCAGTTCTTTCAAAAGCTCTACACGCTTAACTAGAAGCTTTAATATTTCAAGATCTAAAGCATTTATATCAAATTCAATTTTCTTAGCAGCTATAAATACCACCTATATCAATTCCAAGACTTAAAAGTCTAACTAGCATTCAATTCTCTTGCAAATATTTATAAATTTAAATCAGGCATAGATAGACAACTCATTGCATTGATTATAAATAGCTAGCTTCAGTTAATTGATATATCCTATTTGGATTGAGCATAAGCTCTGTTCCAATTAGAAATGCTTTTGCACCAGCATTTCTAAGATACTTAACGTCTTCAACACTTCTTATGCCGCTTTCAGCAATTTTTATAAATTTGTTGGGTATGAAACTAAGAACTGTATATGCATGTTCTAAACTTATTTTAAGAGTATTTAAATTTCTGGCATTAACACCTATCATTAGATATCCCATGTTTATAACATCTTCTGCTTCGTCTAAGCTATGAATCTCAACAACAGCTTCTAGTCCAAAGCTTTTTGCATCTTCATATAGTTGCTCAAGCTCTTTATCTGTTAATATCGATGCTATTAACAAAACTGCATCAGCACCAATGTTGTAAGCTGTTTCTATTTGATTTCTAGAAATAATTATGTCCTTCATCAAAATTGGTATGTTGGTGCAAGCAGCTATTTTAATTAAATCTCTGTAGCTTCCTTTAAAGTAAAGCTCTTCAGTTAAGACACTTATTCCAACAGCATGTTTTTCAACAATTTTTACATACTCTACAGCATCTCTATCAACTCTGAAACCGGATGGAGAACTTAGTTTATACTCTGCTATAACTGCTACTTTTCCAGTGCTATAGAATTTTTCTATTCTTTCACCAAGACTGTAAATATCTCTAAACCTTGATATCCTTAAAACCGGTCTAGATAAGTTATGCTCAATAACCTCTTTAAGCCATGGTGAAACAATTTTTGGCATAGTTTCTACACCAAATCAATAAAGTTTTTCAGTATTTTCTTACCATATTTTGTTTCAATGCTTTCAGGATGGAATTGAACTCCATATACATGATACTTGGTGTGAGCTAAAGCCATTATCTCCTCATCATCTATAGACATAGCTGCTACAATCATTTCTGGTGGTGGGGAGTCAACGACTAGGCTATGATATCTAGTAGCCTTAATTATTTTGGGAACACCTCTAAATATCTCCACATCACTTAGTATTTCTATTTGCGATATCTTTCCATGCATAATAGTTCTAGCTCTTCTAATTCTAGAACCAAATGCATAGCCTATAATTTGATGACCAAGGCATATACCAAGTATAGGTGTTGATCTATAAAATCTCTTGACTATGTCGATGGATACTCCGATATCCTCTCTTCTTTCTGGTGTTCCAGGACCAGGGGATATAATTATTGCATCTGGATCTATTCTCTCAACAGCTTTAATCGACAATTCATCATTTCTAACAACAATAGGTGCGCCACCTAATTCACCAACTATTTGAGCTATGTTGTATACAAAGCTATCGTAGTTATCTACAATTAGTATGAGTTTCAATTCAAATCACGCCAAGAGCTTTCTTCAAAGCAGCTAATTTATGATCGGTCTCCTCTAGCTCTAGCCATGGATTAGAGTCATAGACTATTCCAGCTCCAGCTTGTATTCTAATCAAGTCTTTATATACAAATGCTGTTCTTATTGCTATTGCAGCCACAGAGTCTCCAGATGTTGTGAAAAAGCCAACTGCACCAGCATATGGCCCCCTCTTATAGTCTTCAACTTCCTCTATCAACCTCATTGCAAAAGGTTTTGGAGCACCACTAACAGTTCCTGCTGGTAACATAGCCTTTAGCAAGTCTACTGATGTATACTTCCTCTTCAAAACCCCAACAACTTTTGATACAATGTGTTGCACATGACTATACTTCTCTACATACATAAACTTCTCAACTTTCACAGAACCAAATTCACATACCTTCCCCAGGTCATTTCTAGCCAAGTCAACAAGCATTAAATGCTCAGCTCTATCCTTTTCAGATTTAATCAGCTCCTCCTCAAGAGCCCTATCCTCCTCAGGAGTTGCACCTCTAGGCCTTGTTCCAGCTATTGGATAGGTTTCCACAAACCTATTTCTACAAGCATATAGCAACTCTGGACTAGCACCAATTAATACTTTATCACCAAATTTCATGAAATATGTGTGTGGCGATGGATTAACTCTTCTAAGGATTATGTAGAAATCTGCTAGATCACCAGCATAGGCATATCTCAAAAACCTGGAAATGACAACTTGAAATGCATAGCCATCTCTAATATGCTTAAGAACTTCTTCAACAGCTCTAACAAACTTCTCCCCATCTAACATTGAGTCATAGATGCTTACCCTAGGCATTTCAAGTGCATAACTTTTTCTGCATTTTTTCAATTCACTAGAATCTCCATCCACATAAACCACGCCTTTGCTGTAATCATAAACAGCAATATTAATCGGCTCAAACATTTCTACAAAAGGCCATTCCTCTGCATGAGGCTTCAAATCAGGTACTTTCTCCCACAGCCTAACAGCATCATAGCTTACATAACCAATTAAGCCTATGTCAAAGGGATAGAGATGCCTTCTATCAATAGTCTTTTCAAGACTCGACCTAAGACTATTCAAAACATCCTCATCACTTCCACTAACAACACTTCTCACACCCCATGCTACTATGCTATACATGCTACTGTTCCTTGACAGATTTTCATATACTGCAAACACTTTTTCCTCGTTGTTAAAACACTTAACAACTTCCTCAACGCTTAGCATGCTCTTTAGTGGGAAGATCTCCATTGATGAACAACCTCCTTCAATCTTCTAACCTTATCCAAATCCTTTTTACCAGGTCTAATCTCAACACCACTCGACACATCTATCCACATAGGCTCTAACTCCAAATACAGATGAACATTCTCCAAAGTTATTCCACCAGCAACCCCAGCCTCTCTATGATGATCAAGAAGTAAGCGCAAAACCTTTGGATCGCTCCTCACACCTTTGATTGGCGCATCAAACAAAACCATTTTGAAGTATCTCTGAACCTTCTTAAGGTAGTGGAGATAGTCTAGAGATGCAGGTACATAAAGTATAAATCTTCTTGTATCAAAAGATGCTAGCTCCTCCAGCTCCTCATCTGACAAGACCCTATGAATTTGCACATAACTAGCTTTGCTCTTGGCAAAATCACTTGGTGTTCCATGCACCTTAACACTAACAATTGGTGTATGTACAATTTTTCTAACTTCATCAACAACAGTCTCTGGTACATACCTAGGGCTGGCGGGGTCTGTGACCATACCTATGAAATCAACACCTATTCTATCTATTTCGATAGCATCTTCAATATTTACAACTCCACATATCTTTAACTTAATCCTCATAGCACCTTCGCCAAGAGACTTCTAAACTTGTTTTCATCACCATTTGTCTTAACTAATTGCTCAATTCTATCTACGAGTTTCGGTAAAAGCTGATCTACATATTCAAAACCATCCCTATAGTCCTTAACCACATTGGCTACATACAAAGCAAATGCAGTATTCATTTTTATGAATATACCTACTTCCCTATCTAAACCCATTGACGCTCTTAAAATTCTTAGTGCTGACTCCACAGCATTGTTTACAATCAGCTTTTGTATCGGCATTCTCTCTACACCTAAATCCTCAGGAGTAATCGTATAGTAATCAACTCTATGTCCATTAACCTCATACACATGGGTAATTCCAGAAGGTGAAACCTCATCTATACCAGGCTCACCATGAACAACCAGCACTCTTTCATAGCCAAGCCTAGTTACTGCTTCAGCAACAAGTTTTGCAAATGTTTTTGAAAACACCCCTATTACCTGTCTCTTAACACCACCTGGATTTGTTAAAGGACCTAAGATATTGAATATTGTTCTAACCCCTAGCAATCTTCTTATCGATGCTACTTTCTTCATTGCTGGGTGATAGAGAGGGGCAAAGAGGAAAACAAAACCTGTTTTACTTAGAATTTCAGATGCTTTCGATGGCTCAACCTCTATTTTATAGCCTAGAGCCTCTAAAACATCTGCCGAACCACTTCTACCACTAACTGCTCTATTCCCATGTTTAGCCACTGGATGTAGCATCGATGAAAGAATAGCTGTTGCTGTACTAACATTTACTGTTCCTACACCATCTCCACCAGTTCCAACAACATCAATTGCATGTTCGGCAGATATTTTCACAGCTTTTTCCCTCATAGCTTTAGCAAATCCCACTATCTCATCAACACCTTCTCTCTTCATTCTAAGAGCAATGAGAAAAGCTGAAATAATTGCATCTGGCACTTCCCCACTCATAATAGCTAGGGCTACTTCCCTAGCCTCTTCCTCTGTTAAACTACTAAAATCAACAACCCTCCTAAGGAGCTGATTATAAATCATCTAGAACACCTCTCAACTCTTTAACAAGCTCCAATGCTTTTTCAACATCACTTTTTTCAATGGCTTCTATAATTGCAGTTCCAACTGCTATTCCATCAGCACCAGCTTTCACAACCTTTTCAATATCTTTTATTGATAGTCCAAATCCCACAACAAGCTTGTTTTGTACAAGCTTTCTTGCTCTAGTTACAAGTATCACTGGGTCTACTGGAAGAGGTATT
Above is a genomic segment from Ignisphaera cupida containing:
- a CDS encoding PLP-dependent cysteine synthase family protein, with the protein product MYLEDVNRVICEEELELEEFLDIVGEILRSGGVDKTIVVDSRSGEVIENKKLCAALKKIGVIRLPVSHQVSETIFIPLEHLGFFEDIKPSKYRVFMDTEELLYRNWPTPLVKLRKSSINGRVAWAKLEGFNPWSMSVKDRIGWYMFKKSLEKSGKENIRMLVEATSTNTGLAIAAMCTIYGSKLRAYIPSTVSTTGEILLKIFGADVIRSPKSLTVELIDEVEDVAKKQSAIHLNQFYNDANFEVHLRYTAKELELQIREAGIIPKAIFGGLGTSGHLSTIAFYFKNRFKEVKIYGVVPKQGTFIQGIRRIESGMKWVHKVEIDKIVEISPDEAAKAVLEIVRNDGIFVGLSSGAVYAAYKKMVENKELEEGDYILIFPDMGFKYVEQLSKYI
- the larE gene encoding ATP-dependent sacrificial sulfur transferase LarE, whose translation is MEHLEIDLKSLNNELRAKFEKLLNWFRDIGGPVVVAFSGGVDSSVVLAAATLALGKNNVIAVTAVSPTYPEDDLHWAKKIASILDVKHVFVESNELQNPYFVANPPNRCYFCKKSLSKELKDVANKFNAKTIVDGTNFSDLATHRPGYLAFKEEGVRSPLAEVGITKDEARLLAKALGLPNWSKPPMACLASRIPYGEQITVEKLRRVAEAEKIVKNLAGVTIIRVRDHGHIARIEVGRDERRKFFNEELMDRIAQELQKLGYKYVTLDLLGYRSGSMDEVLSKKIIPLQKQ
- the pheA gene encoding prephenate dehydratase, with amino-acid sequence MVFIAAKKIEFDINALDLEILKLLVKRVELLKELGYENARFVLRSRLNRFLDDVAQHYALPRDSLALLLSYIDGFTLQLLKPLSVGFLGPRGSFTEEAAIKIFSDLGARLVSYNSIQDVFKAVEAGEIDYGVVPLENSLEGSVGETLDMLTYSNVKICGETELRISHCLIAKPGTKLEDIEIVLSHPMALAQCRSYISNKLKNVRIETRASTAEAVKEAVSKERVAAIGSALAAKLYGGEIIASGIEDNRENYTRFIAIGFKPLDKGVETKTSIIFTVKNVPGALYKALEPFAIRGINLTKIESRPIKGRPWEYMFFVDFAGSIEDAKVVEALEDVKRVTTSMKILGSYKRIV
- the trpC gene encoding indole-3-glycerol phosphate synthase TrpC, which codes for MPKIVSPWLKEVIEHNLSRPVLRISRFRDIYSLGERIEKFYSTGKVAVIAEYKLSSPSGFRVDRDAVEYVKIVEKHAVGISVLTEELYFKGSYRDLIKIAACTNIPILMKDIIISRNQIETAYNIGADAVLLIASILTDKELEQLYEDAKSFGLEAVVEIHSLDEAEDVINMGYLMIGVNARNLNTLKISLEHAYTVLSFIPNKFIKIAESGIRSVEDVKYLRNAGAKAFLIGTELMLNPNRIYQLTEASYL
- a CDS encoding anthranilate synthase component II translates to MKLILIVDNYDSFVYNIAQIVGELGGAPIVVRNDELSIKAVERIDPDAIIISPGPGTPERREDIGVSIDIVKRFYRSTPILGICLGHQIIGYAFGSRIRRARTIMHGKISQIEILSDVEIFRGVPKIIKATRYHSLVVDSPPPEMIVAAMSIDDEEIMALAHTKYHVYGVQFHPESIETKYGKKILKNFIDLV
- a CDS encoding anthranilate synthase component I; the encoded protein is MEIFPLKSMLSVEEVVKCFNNEEKVFAVYENLSRNSSMYSIVAWGVRSVVSGSDEDVLNSLRSSLEKTIDRRHLYPFDIGLIGYVSYDAVRLWEKVPDLKPHAEEWPFVEMFEPINIAVYDYSKGVVYVDGDSSELKKCRKSYALEMPRVSIYDSMLDGEKFVRAVEEVLKHIRDGYAFQVVISRFLRYAYAGDLADFYIILRRVNPSPHTYFMKFGDKVLIGASPELLYACRNRFVETYPIAGTRPRGATPEEDRALEEELIKSEKDRAEHLMLVDLARNDLGKVCEFGSVKVEKFMYVEKYSHVQHIVSKVVGVLKRKYTSVDLLKAMLPAGTVSGAPKPFAMRLIEEVEDYKRGPYAGAVGFFTTSGDSVAAIAIRTAFVYKDLIRIQAGAGIVYDSNPWLELEETDHKLAALKKALGVI
- a CDS encoding phosphoribosylanthranilate isomerase, whose amino-acid sequence is MRIKLKICGVVNIEDAIEIDRIGVDFIGMVTDPASPRYVPETVVDEVRKIVHTPIVSVKVHGTPSDFAKSKASYVQIHRVLSDEELEELASFDTRRFILYVPASLDYLHYLKKVQRYFKMVLFDAPIKGVRSDPKVLRLLLDHHREAGVAGGITLENVHLYLELEPMWIDVSSGVEIRPGKKDLDKVRRLKEVVHQWRSSH
- the trpD gene encoding anthranilate phosphoribosyltransferase; this translates as MIYNQLLRRVVDFSSLTEEEAREVALAIMSGEVPDAIISAFLIALRMKREGVDEIVGFAKAMREKAVKISAEHAIDVVGTGGDGVGTVNVSTATAILSSMLHPVAKHGNRAVSGRSGSADVLEALGYKIEVEPSKASEILSKTGFVFLFAPLYHPAMKKVASIRRLLGVRTIFNILGPLTNPGGVKRQVIGVFSKTFAKLVAEAVTRLGYERVLVVHGEPGIDEVSPSGITHVYEVNGHRVDYYTITPEDLGVERMPIQKLIVNNAVESALRILRASMGLDREVGIFIKMNTAFALYVANVVKDYRDGFEYVDQLLPKLVDRIEQLVKTNGDENKFRSLLAKVL